From Sparus aurata chromosome 9, fSpaAur1.1, whole genome shotgun sequence, a single genomic window includes:
- the chn1 gene encoding N-chimaerin, giving the protein MPSRESYDVHKEEKSLVQKAKREANQEDILAAALGMRMGPQKPPATFWQPLKLFAYSQLTSLVRRATLKENERTPRSEKVHNFKVHTFRGPHWCEHCASFMWGLMAQGVKCADCGVNVHKQCSPLVPNDCKPDMRHIRKIYSCDLTTLVNAYNTARPMVVDMCIREIESRGLKSEGLYRISGFTDSVEEVKMAFDKDGEKTDISGNAYEDINIITGALKLYLRDLPVPVISYDAYPRFIEAAKLTDPEKKLEAFREALALLPPSHSETLKYLMAHLKRVTQNEKFNLMNAENLAIVFGPTLMRAPNLDAVTALNDIRYQRQVVEVLIKNEDVLF; this is encoded by the exons ATGCCATCTAGAGAGTCCTACGATGTTCACAAGGAAGAGAAGTCCCTGGTGCAAAAGGCCAAGCGGGAGGCCAATCAGGAGGATATTTTGGCGGCAGCTCTGGGGATGAGGATGGGGCCACAGAAACCTCCAGCCACTTTCTGGCAGCCACTTAAACTGTTCGCCTATTCACAGCTCACCTCACTGGTCCGCAGAGCCACGCTGAAGGAGAACGAGCGGACACCCAGATCTGAGAAGGTGCACAACTTCAAG GTCCACACCTTCCGAGGGCCTCACTGGTGTGAACACTGTGCCAGCTTCATGTGGGGACTGATGGCTCAGGGGGTCAAATGTGCAG ATTGTGGTGTGAACGTCCACAAACAGTGCTCGCCTCTGGTACCCAACGACTGCAAGCCAGACATGAGACACATCCGTAAAATCTACAGCTGTGACCTCACGACCCTGGTGAACGCTTATAATACGGCGCGACCCATGGTGGTGGACATGTGCATACGAGAGATCGAGTCAAGAG GACTCAAGTCTGAGGGCCTCTACAGAATATCTGGATTCACTGATTCGGTGGAAGAAGTCAAGATGGCGTTTGACAaag ATGGCGAGAAGACAGACATCTCAGGGAATGCCTATGAAGACATCAATATCATTACGGGTGCACTGAAACTGTACCTAAGGGATTTGCCTGTTCCCGTCATCTCATACGATGCTTACCCAAGGTTCATCGAGGCTGCAA aGCTCACAGACCCAGAGAAGAAGCTGGAAGCTTTCCGTGAGGCTCTCGCTCTGTTGCCGCCATCACACAGTGAAACATTGAAGTACCTTATGGCTCACTTAAAAAG GGTGACCCAGAACGAGAAATTCAACCTGATGAACGCAGAGAACCTGGCCATCGTTTTCGGGCCCACCCTCATGCGCGCACCGAACCTGGACGCCGTAACAGCACTCAATGACATCCGCTACCAGAGACAGGTGGTGGAGGTGCTCATTAAAAATGAAGATGTGCTCTTCTAA